The Lewinellaceae bacterium genome has a segment encoding these proteins:
- a CDS encoding extracellular solute-binding protein: MNCFLLKISTSIPARIVILLLLFSSCKKTEIKNNGLIFWCATNNTEIQFATQFTEQWNQNHPELPVRTQPVPEGQSSEEVILAAVVGKTTPDIYANMWQGSVEMYANAGVLIPLDTLDGFTDFIRERCGQETLEEITSSDGHIYQVPWKINPIMTIYNKTLPDKLGTSQLPDTYSAYLQAGARVKKDVDQDGYTDQWIGYTEVKAIWYQRFFNFYPLYLAASNGGALVRNNKAAFNNEYAIGVFRFLQELYNKEYFSRERLSAGQDQFISENILTKWTGPWEISYLEKFKKRTDFDFDFYPMQVPDDHTGPIYTYADPKNIVVFNTCQQPEAAWQFIKTLINREGDKTFLEISGQLPRRKNLERDTLFSAYFAQNPKALTFAVQANHVKGVDNCEVIVEVFDIISQEYEACVIYNKKTPEKAIEDAARAVNVLLGNNIL, encoded by the coding sequence AATTGCTTTTTACTTAAAATATCAACCTCCATCCCCGCCCGGATCGTAATCCTGCTGCTCCTTTTTTCGTCTTGCAAAAAGACTGAAATTAAAAATAATGGGCTGATTTTCTGGTGTGCCACCAATAACACTGAAATACAATTTGCGACCCAATTTACCGAACAATGGAACCAAAACCACCCGGAACTTCCCGTCCGAACGCAACCTGTTCCCGAAGGCCAATCCAGCGAAGAAGTGATCCTGGCAGCCGTGGTGGGGAAAACGACTCCTGACATTTATGCCAATATGTGGCAGGGAAGCGTGGAAATGTATGCCAACGCAGGAGTGTTGATTCCATTGGATACCCTGGACGGATTTACAGACTTTATCAGAGAACGGTGCGGGCAGGAAACGCTGGAAGAAATTACCTCATCAGACGGACACATTTACCAGGTTCCCTGGAAAATAAATCCGATCATGACGATTTATAATAAAACTTTGCCTGATAAATTAGGCACCTCCCAATTACCCGACACTTATTCGGCCTATCTTCAAGCGGGAGCCCGGGTCAAAAAAGATGTGGATCAGGATGGCTATACGGATCAGTGGATCGGGTATACGGAGGTCAAAGCGATATGGTATCAGCGGTTTTTTAATTTTTACCCTTTATATCTCGCAGCCTCAAATGGAGGGGCTTTGGTGAGGAATAATAAAGCTGCTTTTAATAATGAATACGCTATAGGGGTATTTCGTTTTTTGCAGGAATTGTACAACAAAGAATATTTTTCAAGAGAAAGATTATCTGCTGGTCAAGATCAGTTTATTTCCGAGAATATATTGACAAAATGGACCGGACCCTGGGAAATCTCCTACCTTGAAAAATTCAAGAAAAGAACAGATTTTGATTTTGATTTTTATCCTATGCAGGTTCCGGACGATCATACCGGACCGATTTACACCTATGCAGATCCCAAAAATATAGTTGTATTCAATACTTGTCAGCAACCCGAAGCGGCCTGGCAATTCATAAAAACCCTTATAAACAGGGAAGGCGACAAAACATTCCTGGAAATATCCGGGCAGTTGCCCCGGAGGAAAAACCTGGAGCGCGATACGCTTTTTTCAGCCTATTTCGCTCAAAATCCAAAGGCCCTGACTTTTGCTGTTCAAGCCAATCATGTCAAAGGAGTGGACAATTGTGAAGTTATTGTGGAAGTTTTTGACATCATCTCCCAGGAATATGAAGCTTGTGTCATTTACAATAAAAAAACACCGGAAAAGGCCATTGAAGATGCTGCCAGAGCGGTAAATGTTCTGTTGGGAAATAATATTTTATGA
- a CDS encoding Gfo/Idh/MocA family oxidoreductase has product MNKLAIIGAGNFSTFALPQMMKNKNVQFVGILDTDVLKARQFQSKFGGIVFDDLDQLIANTDINLVYIATPPWHHFISAKQCLLAGKNVICEKPAALKTEEVEQLIQIARENKSLYVVNLMQRYNPIYQIVQTIINQNIFGTFLHGFFENYATDEFSGPAHWFWEESKSGGIFIEHAVHFFDMFEGWFGQGTLLTSLEIKRKNSPIEHLAADRVQAVVQYGQGVVNFYHAFDQPKRMDRQEIRLVFEKGSLSLYEWVPTKFKIEALVTKKDLATLKSLASPLDINILEEYEGDQKISRGRFKTIESDYKVELTYNGASKTTIYQSLIASMIDDQLKWIKDKTHDRVITEQNALNSLQIAVEAHEKAKSIIL; this is encoded by the coding sequence ATGAATAAATTAGCCATCATAGGAGCAGGTAATTTTTCAACTTTTGCTTTACCGCAAATGATGAAAAACAAGAACGTCCAATTCGTTGGCATTTTAGACACTGATGTGTTGAAAGCCAGGCAGTTCCAATCGAAATTCGGGGGAATTGTTTTTGATGACCTTGATCAGTTAATTGCCAATACTGACATAAATTTAGTATACATTGCTACCCCACCCTGGCACCATTTCATTTCCGCGAAGCAATGTTTACTGGCCGGAAAAAATGTTATTTGTGAGAAACCGGCAGCATTGAAAACAGAGGAAGTAGAACAATTGATACAAATTGCCCGGGAAAATAAAAGCTTGTACGTGGTAAACCTCATGCAGCGCTACAATCCCATTTATCAAATAGTGCAGACAATTATTAATCAAAATATTTTCGGTACTTTTTTACACGGCTTTTTTGAAAATTATGCCACAGATGAGTTTTCCGGACCCGCACATTGGTTTTGGGAAGAAAGCAAAAGCGGAGGTATTTTCATCGAACATGCCGTGCATTTTTTTGATATGTTCGAAGGATGGTTTGGCCAGGGCACTCTTTTAACATCTCTGGAAATAAAAAGGAAAAACTCCCCCATCGAACATTTGGCTGCCGACAGGGTCCAGGCGGTGGTTCAATACGGCCAGGGGGTGGTGAATTTTTATCATGCATTCGATCAGCCCAAAAGAATGGACCGACAGGAAATTCGATTGGTTTTTGAAAAAGGAAGTCTCAGTTTATACGAATGGGTTCCTACAAAATTTAAGATAGAGGCTTTGGTTACAAAAAAAGATTTAGCAACCTTAAAATCGCTGGCTTCTCCCCTTGACATTAACATTCTTGAAGAGTATGAAGGTGATCAAAAAATATCCAGGGGCAGGTTTAAAACTATCGAATCAGATTATAAAGTGGAATTAACCTATAATGGGGCTTCAAAAACAACCATTTACCAAAGTTTGATTGCTTCTATGATTGATGATCAGCTTAAATGGATCAAGGACAAAACTCATGACAGGGTTATTACGGAACAAAATGCCTTGAATTCACTGCAAATTGCGGTTGAGGCCCACGAAAAGGCTAAAAGTATAATATTATGA
- a CDS encoding sugar ABC transporter permease, translating into MKKNKWLPYLFVMPYLLHFLVFVAFPVIFSLFLTFHKWNIISPVEYTGLANYSRMFHDRMFWKAIVNTLKFLIIHIPLQLVFSLALAEFLNQKIKLKGFYRAAFFLPVIVSGVVVTILWQQLFGFDTGLINRLLVDLGFHKVGWLIDPNIAMGSIAIMATWKNVGLYVILFLAGLQTVPRAYYEAAEIEGATHWQQFRSITLPLINPTIFMVVILSTIGGFSLFIEPYIMTGGGPLNSTLSSVLYIYKQAFQYYHMGYSATLGFFFALLILSVVIIQKRYIETKD; encoded by the coding sequence ATGAAAAAAAATAAATGGTTACCGTATTTATTCGTAATGCCTTATCTGTTACACTTTTTGGTGTTTGTGGCATTTCCTGTTATCTTTTCATTGTTTTTAACCTTCCACAAATGGAACATCATTTCCCCGGTTGAATACACCGGGTTGGCCAATTATTCGAGAATGTTTCACGACCGTATGTTCTGGAAAGCCATTGTAAACACCCTGAAATTTTTGATCATTCACATTCCGTTACAATTGGTCTTTTCGCTGGCCCTGGCCGAGTTTTTAAACCAGAAGATAAAACTAAAAGGATTTTACCGGGCCGCCTTTTTTCTGCCGGTCATTGTTTCCGGAGTGGTAGTCACGATCCTTTGGCAACAACTTTTTGGCTTTGACACCGGCTTGATCAACAGGTTGCTGGTCGATTTGGGGTTTCATAAAGTTGGCTGGCTCATTGACCCGAACATCGCCATGGGTTCCATTGCCATTATGGCCACCTGGAAAAATGTCGGGCTCTACGTTATCTTATTTCTGGCAGGGCTACAAACTGTTCCCCGTGCTTATTATGAAGCGGCGGAAATCGAAGGGGCTACTCATTGGCAGCAATTCAGAAGCATTACCTTGCCGTTGATCAATCCCACTATTTTTATGGTCGTCATTTTGTCCACCATCGGCGGTTTTTCTCTTTTCATCGAGCCGTATATTATGACCGGAGGTGGCCCGCTGAACAGCACCCTGTCTTCCGTATTGTATATTTACAAACAGGCCTTCCAATATTATCACATGGGTTACTCGGCCACCCTTGGCTTTTTCTTTGCCCTGCTGATTTTATCGGTTGTCATTATCCAGAAAAGGTACATAGAAACGAAAGATTGA
- a CDS encoding carbohydrate ABC transporter permease gives MKKIFLYLCLSIAAITFLYPFYWMIVASLSPESEIGGLTFLPSSFTFDSYIQMFAKIPIGRALANSIFVATMTTGGVIFFSSMVGYALSRMEFKGKNLIFYVIIFTMTLPFQITLIPNYITMVKLNLVDTYAALIIPFLLNSFAILLFRQAFMSIPQALIDAARVDGCSEFRIVYQVLFPNIIPTVVIVGILTFMSSWNEVLWALIVIREENLMTLPQMVTLFSVGGRAESQLGVKLASAVFLALPIMIAYSFFQKYFIQSMASSGLKD, from the coding sequence ATGAAAAAAATATTCCTATACCTATGTTTAAGTATCGCGGCCATCACCTTTTTGTATCCGTTTTACTGGATGATCGTGGCGTCGCTTTCTCCGGAATCCGAGATAGGAGGATTAACCTTTTTGCCTTCTTCCTTTACCTTTGACAGTTACATTCAAATGTTCGCCAAAATACCTATTGGCAGGGCGCTCGCCAATAGTATTTTCGTGGCAACGATGACAACAGGGGGCGTCATATTTTTTAGTTCAATGGTTGGGTATGCTTTGTCCCGAATGGAATTTAAAGGCAAAAACCTCATTTTTTACGTCATCATTTTTACGATGACGCTGCCCTTTCAAATTACCCTGATCCCGAATTATATCACCATGGTCAAACTCAACCTGGTGGATACTTACGCAGCCCTCATCATTCCCTTCCTGCTCAATTCTTTTGCCATTCTTCTGTTTCGGCAGGCTTTTATGTCCATTCCGCAGGCCCTGATTGATGCTGCCCGGGTAGATGGCTGTTCTGAATTTAGGATAGTGTACCAGGTCTTGTTCCCCAATATTATTCCAACGGTCGTGATTGTGGGTATTTTGACTTTTATGAGTTCCTGGAATGAGGTATTGTGGGCTCTAATCGTGATAAGAGAAGAGAATTTGATGACGCTTCCTCAAATGGTTACCTTATTTTCCGTAGGGGGCAGGGCAGAAAGTCAACTCGGCGTAAAACTGGCTTCCGCCGTATTTCTGGCTTTACCGATCATGATAGCATATTCCTTTTTCCAGAAATACTTCATACAGAGTATGGCCAGCTCGGGGTTGAAAGATTAA